Proteins from a single region of Psilocybe cubensis strain MGC-MH-2018 chromosome 3, whole genome shotgun sequence:
- a CDS encoding T-cell immunomodulatory protein — protein MYLRRPGRRRNIFLLSTILVSVCYVSPGVAIWPFPPKRFSGNSLVDAGALGLSGDGRVVAFGDFDGDQLLDLLVLGSDQQTLSVHHWNHDAFQFVDGGTFRHPTKVYNVVPGDFTHSGKLDILVMSQSRSNSQLDLTLYPSLPGDGFDIDNPLKLPPSTLSQPIPIDVDGDMKIDLLGMTTSSTGSSSDIFQIWQNTWNASSPNPVLFNVQDANFKGQQCTISNPHSNAVVDLDGDCLADVFIVCDDGRGGKTYQVWVNAKDKGFSLSQQGNLPSGTQAISFADIDRDGTIDMFFSTCQSVSSKGVGDNCYINIAYNQQLPLCTSSTESGIKKGVRVCRRPEDLCIADPNFKYDLTDTTSNPNFVKFPLSSLFPSSPSLFVSDTSFTPSLPVSLKLGDANLDGFPDLLAITVSGNDHIPHLVYSVPCAAGVVGCAKDGTGRRGWEVATKGVASLQNIKDARSLSFVDMDEDGTLDIMVQRSGSDGHGNFLFVQNNFYYDAFFLKAIVLNGACDNGWCYSPNGSERYHPFGVSYSGATYKYTVLDTSGHRSAAQVGQLPQTSYHSLQTPYSFFGLGRTNNYIENLFVGTTVHAAEHYINMEGVIPNSKVVILPSVVEGEAWKRELFLRPGEWIPWVTVTVVVASVLLAIIVFVLHLNEKREDELERRKISHHINFDAL, from the exons ATGTATCTCAGGCGTCCTGGAAGACGGCGAAATATCTTCCTGCTATCGACAATTCTCGTTTCTGTCTGTTATGTTTCGCCTGGAGTTGCTATTTGGCCGTTTCCACCGAAGCGATTTTCTGGAAATTCCTTGGTAGATGCTGGTGCATTGGGGTTGAGCGGTGACGGAAGGGTAGTAGCCTTTGGAGACTTTGACGGCGACCAACT TCTCGATCTTCTCGTATTAGGATCCGACCAGCAAACGCTCTCAGTCCACCATTGGAATCATG ATGCATTCCAATTTGTCGATGGTGGCACATTCAGACATCCCACAAAAGTTTACAACGTTGTACCAGGAGACTTTACGCATTCCGGAAAGCTAGACATCCTGGTTATGAGCCAAAGCCGATCAAACAGCCAGCTCGACTTAACCCTATACCCCTCCCTTCCTGGCGATGGATTTG ACATCGACAACCCCCTTAAATTACCACCCTCAACTCTTTCGCAACCTATACCCATTGATGTCGATGGAGATATGAAGATAGACTTACTTGGGATGACTACATCTTCGACAGGCAGCTCCAGCGATATTTTCCAAATCTGGCAGAATACGTGGAATGCCTCTTCTCCGAATCCAGTACTGTTTAACGT GCAGGATGCCAACTTCAAAGGACAGCAGTGTACCATTTCGAACCCACATAGTAATgctgttgtcgaccttgatGGAGATTGTTTAGCAG ACGTTTTCATCGTATGTGACGATGGACGGGGCGGAAAGACATATCAAGTATGGGTCAACGCCAAAGATAAAGGGTTTTCTCTCTCCCAGCAAGGCAACCTTCCCTCTGGTACTCAGGCCATATCATTTGCTGACATTG ACCGCGATGGAACAATCGACATGTTTTTTTCGACCTGTCAGAGTGTGTCGTCCAAAGGTGTCGGTGACAACTGCTACATCAACATAGCATATAACCAGCAACTCCCCCTTTGCACTTCATCAACGGAATCGGGAATTAAGAAAGGAGTCCGCGTCTGCAGGCGGCCGGAAGATCTATGTATCGCGGACCCCAACTTCAAGTACGACTTGACTGATACTACTAGCAATCCA AATTTCGTCAAATTCCCACTTTCCTCCCTATTCCCCTCATCTCCATCTTTGTTCGTATCAGATACATCCTTCACACCGTCCCTTCCCGTCTCGCTCAAGCTTGGAGATGCCAACTTGGACGGTTTCCCTGATTTGTTGGCCATAACTGTATCAGGGAACGATCACATCCCACATCTAGTTTATTCCGTTCCTTGCGCCGCGGGAGTTGTAGGTTGTGCGAAGGACGGCACAGGACGGCGTGGATGGGAGGTGGCCACGAAAGGCGTCGCATCGCTGCAGAACATCAAAGATGCGCGGTCTTTGAGCTTCGTGGACATGGATGAAGAT GGCACCCTTGATATCATGGTTCAGCGCTCAGGCAGTGATGGTCACGGAAACTTCTTATTTGTGCAGAACAACTTTTATTACGACGCATTCTTCCTGAAGGCCATTG TGTTAAACGGGGCATGCGATAATGGGTGGTGTTACAGCCCAAATGGCTCAGAGAGATACCAT CCATTTGGTGTCAGCTACTCCGGTGCAACATACAAGTACACAGTCCTCGACACCTCAGGACATCGTTCCGCCGCGCAAG TCGGCCAACTCCCTCAAACATCCTACCACTCCCTTCAAACGCCCTACTCCTTCTTCGGTCTAGGGCGCACGAACAACTACATCGAGAACCTCTTCGTGGGCACGACGGTCCACGCGGCGGAGCACTACATCAATATGGAGGGTGTCATCCCTAATAGCAAGGTCGTTATCCTGCCGTCGGTGGTGGAGGGCGAGGCGTGGAAGCGCGAGTTGTTTTTGCGCCCGGGCGAGTGGATCCCGTGGGTGACGGTCACGGTGGTCGTCGCGAGCGTGTTGTTGGCGATTATTGTGTTTGTGCTGCATTTGAATGAGAAG AGAGAGGATGAGctggagaggaggaagatttCTCACCATATCAACTTTGATGCTTTATGA
- a CDS encoding Allergen Asp f 15 homolg, translating to MKLSAIVSLVLVPAIVQGLTTSFDTVYDNAAASLATVACSDGPNGLLTRGFTTFGSLPHFPNIGGAPAVTGHGSSACGTCWQLAFKNSSGITNTINIIAIDVATPNFNIALGAMNKLTNNQAQQLGRVSITATEVAASACGL from the coding sequence ATGAAGCTCTCAGCCATCGTCTCCCTTGTTCTTGTCCCTGCCATTGTTCAAGGCTTAACCACAAGCTTCGACACAGTCTACGACAACGCTGCCGCGTCACTAGCCACCGTCGCCTGCTCTGACGGGCCTAACGGTCTGCTGACTAGAGGCTTCACAACCTTCGGCTCTCTGCCTCACTTCCCAAATATCGGCGGCGCACCCGCCGTCACAGGCCACGGCTCTTCTGCCTGCGGTACATGCTGGCAGCTCGCCTTCAAAAATTCTTCAGGAATCACAAACACTATCAATATTATCGCCATAGACGTCGCGACTCCCAACTTCAATATTGCTTTAGGAGCGATGAACAAATTGACCAATAATCAAGCTCAGCAGCTTGGTAGAGTTAGCATCACCGCTACAGAGGTCGCGGCTTCGGCTTGTGGATTGTAA
- a CDS encoding Allergen Asp f 15 homolg yields MKLPATLSLIFVPAVVQAVLTTSFDPVYDNVNGSLATVACSNGANGLLTKGFTTFGSLPSFPFIGGAPAVTGFNSAGCGTCWKLAFTNSSNITTSINILAIDVATPNFNIALAAMNNLTNNQAEQLGRVPITATQVAASVCGLTMSIVFLHPPLIPNIAFTVTICVYGCRSDASNFKMSIT; encoded by the exons ATGAAACTCCCGGCAACCCTCTCTCTCATTTTCGTACCAGCTGTAGTTCAAGCAGTACTGACTACGAGCTTTGACCCTGTGTACGATAATGTCAATGGTTCTCTCGCTACCGTCGCCTGTTCCAATGGGGCCAACGGTCTCCTCACTAAAGGTTTTACTACCTTTGGTTCTCTGCCCTCTTTCCCCTTCATCGGGGGTGCGCCTGCTGTAACAGGCTTCAATTCAGCTGGCTGTGGTACATGCTGGAAACTTGCATTCACCAATTCCTCCAACATTACCACGAGTATCAACATTCTAGCAATTGATGTTGCCACACCCAATTTCAACATCGCTCTGGCCGCTATGAACAATCTGACCAACAACCAAGCAGAGCAACTCGGTAGAGTTCCTATAACTGCTACTCAGGTCGCCGCATCCGTTTGCGGATT GACAATGTCAATTGTATTTCTGCACCCTCCTTTGATTCCGAACATCGCCTTTACAGTGACCATATGTGTCTATGGCTGCCGTAGTGAtgcttcaaacttcaaaatgTCGATTACTTGA
- a CDS encoding Cytochrome c oxidase copper chaperone yields the protein MFGKISSWWSPTPAADDKPYNPSDPKMNPLNPKGLKPCCACPETKSKRDDCFLRYDPSEAEGKCKDELAAHIACMRSLGFKV from the exons ATGTTTGGCAAG ATTTCGTCATGGTGGTCGCCAACCCCCGCTGCGGATGACAAACCTTATAACCCATCCGACCCTAAGATGAATCCTCTGAACCCCAAAGGCTTGAAGCC ATGCTGCGCCTGTCCAGAAACCAAATCCAAACGTGACGATTGTTTCCTCCGGTATGACCCATCGGAAGCGGAGGGAAAGTGCAAGGACGAGCTCGCGGCCCACATTGCCTGCATGCGAAGCCTTGGATTCAAGGTCTGA
- a CDS encoding ABC transporter G family member (ABC transporter G family member ARB_01379), whose product MPSITVFIALIFAIFAQALDCENYGIVNGSDCLCPTGFGGSTCSQPACGGTIFQGSQRPLAAVSGSAANLTAAGCSCENGWTGTACNVCQTADACKNGLSSLGTLSTTSPTLGSQGNDTMVCNTQARVYASSQMSCKVINPTLQAIFPLSSTLNIMRTLQPGLSPIPNTTSFGAANTAFAQLFYDGVEQFYCSADSCTQNLNSSGAGSADWQCQNLRCTCRPGTTFCGMIGGAINGLGGSLDIECGAVDNSSETATCNFKQATLQSLFGPGGLTLNGCTFGECVRQNAIDGSSANTATDITKSKPLSGGVIAGLAVVGALILLSLLLLALGLRSQRAARRRGVSVERSRASVEWTNLSYTIPGESESVKIPIFGRRKGGATEIYTDKVILDNVTGVVKPGQMMAILGPSGAGKTTLVEILAGRSKSGVISGHFGVIAENADQNSAPRIGFVPQQDILPPMLTVFEALLFAARLRLPETVTEQEKKDRVNALLEKLGISAIKNSRIGDVMGSKNRGISGGEMRRVSIGLELIACPDVLLLDEPTSGLDSVSAARIANVLYDIAHDPVNPTPIIASIHQPRQALHPVYIDLQADTTLFSSQLYQKFDLVVLLSHGRSLYSGPGGFAPAEHFATVSPDTVAPYQQGYNVAEYLLEVANDPHVSLFQIQTTSLQAATPSASGDDELHKTSSESQPQIILSEKGSTAHLGGSRKRIFSSNNFSRSVYPTTFLTQLQHLCGREWKILKRDKSLFLTHVVVASILGVFCGGLYFNTGITIAGFQSRVGCLFFLGALIAFSSLSALHNMVEIRPLFLRERSSGYYSPTAWLLSRFFFDMIPLRLIPTIIVGSITYWMANLAPNAANFFKFLLILVLYSLAMTLFNFLLGTLFENGGIAILLSALSALYQMTFAGFFVHLSEIPPVLRWLQWLCPLKYTLEALSVNEVDSGLMIQDTLQGVPVNISASLIMNLLFGFGLNNYYRDVLIHVAFIGGFGIGVIGVVWFKSELSCGPEAVRSISGLHSEHQREGVSNFAMQIIKRIELDEYFTYLNKDRNALGPGNIDVAVESLQAFIDLVNKISENVWRDERGSSVNQSGVTFMVGITGQGIYDVELKFTSPEFLSTFYALIKHLYDPGHFKDDRYEVGFNNRTQKFEYTLSLTLKPGTTPTKQGGFQAIYASNPFGTTTYVFAMDDSMDPLMINRQPLRVVKDQYCRNTRFTEPEILKHIQNTPGVVTLLHDEEWNTPVHFEHRIKRRLGLLQHGEQFMHIRTLRGMLEVSYDALEVTRYLRTKRNVLHRDLSIGNIMVVWNRTNDSNKVDEDPNEPEICFVKHLLGESDNPQQTSVVLIDFNRAERLDVDPRQPRNDRTGTPLFIARAVQNNGPYPDLPARRLVMVPAMPSAPMIYQQYLPTRAKYFDQDKMKEYTLEQDKMNTTERVWRHELYHEAESIFWIMLYWLMVANADYGDKHAAERIGSTVWNLFTSTVDCEDRGVLLDSLVSKAIKASNIVHSKFFPTVNDLIRPLAEAISTGPYYLPDHESTGDLRTHIEFAHEAFQRIILNFIIAHKDDEFMKHETNVESPRGFTTNILLRHTVPSRLFTSSSQFHTNSKGTRSSQHLTGSKGTTGSQSHTNSKRASPLPEENEGPYLLESQSKKPRRDGP is encoded by the exons ATGCCTTCAATAACCGTGTTTATTGCCCTTATTTTCGCGATATTTGCTCAAGCTTTGGACTGCGAGAACTATGGCATTGTCAATGGCTCAGACTGTTTATGTCCCACAGGGTTTGGAGGTTCGACATGCTCCCAGCCAGCATGTGGTGGTACCATATTCCAAGGCTCGCAACGCCCCCTAGCCGCTGTGTCGGGGTCCGCCGCCAATTTGACTGCGGCGGGATGTTCATGTGAAAATGGATGGACAGGGACAGCTTGTAACGTCTGCCAAACAGCGGATGCTTGCAAAAATGGGCTTTCGTCACTGGGTACACTCTCCACAACCTCGCCCACGTTGGGATCTCAAGGCAATGACACTATGGTGTGCAATACTCAAGCACGGGTTTATGCTTCCAGTCAGATGAGTTGCAAAGTCATT AATCCCACCCTCCAGGCCATATTCCCGTTATCCTCAACTCTCAATATTATGCGAACACTGCAGCCCGGACTAAGCCCCATACCCAACACAACGTCCTTTGGAGCTGCCAATACAGCGTTTGCCCAACTATTCTACGACGGAGTCGAACAATTCTATTGCTCAGCAGATTCCTGTACGCAAAACTTGAACAGTTCAGGCGCAGGGAGTGCCGATTGGCAATGTCAAAACCTGCGATGTACGTGTCGACCAGGAACCACATTCTGTGGAATGATTGGGGGAGCGATAAACGGCCTCGGTGGATCACTAGACATTGAATGTGGCGCAGTGGACAATTCATCGGAGACAGCGACCTGCAATTTCAAGCAAGCAACTTTGCAAAGTTTATTCGGTCCTGGTGGTCTAACCCTAAACGGATGCACGTTTGGGGAGTGCGTGCGACAGAACGCTATCGATGGTTCTAGTGCTAACACCGCTACCGATATCACAAAGTCGAAGCCGCTCAGCGGTGGGGTTATAGCCGGCTTGGCCGTTGTTGGGGCTTTGATTCTGCTATCGCTCTTGTTGCTGGCCCTTGGTTTGAGGTCTCAAAGAGCTGCCAGAAGGAGAGGTGTGTCAGTGGAACGAAGCCGAGCATCTGTAGAGTGGACCAACTTGAGTTACACAATACCTGGAGAGTCGGAATCCGTGAAGATACCGATATTTGGAAGGAGGAAAGGCGGCGCAACCGAAATATATACCGACAAAGTAATTTTGGACAACGTCACTGGAGTTGTCAAACCAGGGCAGATGATGGCTATTCTTGGGCCCAGTG GCGCTGGAAAAACGACTCTGGTTGAAATTTTGGCGGGAAGGAGCAAATCAGGAGTCATATCAGGACATTTCGGTGTTATTGCAGAAAACGCTGATCAGAATAGCGCTCCCCGCATCGGTTTTGTTCCACAGCAGGATATACTGCCACCCATGCTAACCGTATTTGAGGCTCTTCTGTTCGCTGCTCGGTTGCGTCTACCTGAAACCGTCACAgagcaagagaagaaagatcgCGTCAATGCATTGCTTGAAAAATTAGGCATATCAGCTATCAAAAACTCAAGAATAGGTGATGTGATGGGCAGTAAAAACCGGGGCATCAGTGGCGGGGAGATGAGAAGAGTTAGTATTGGATTGGAACTGATTGCCTGTCCTGATGTGCTTCTTCTGGACGAACCTACCTCCGGCCTTGATTCAGTATCAGCGGCGAGGATCGCCAATGTGTTGTACGACATTGCTCACGATCCTGTCAATCCAACGCCTATCATCGCTTCAATACATCAACCAAGGCAAGCCCTACATCCTGTATACATAGATCTACAGGCTGATACAACTCTTTTTAGCTCACAATTGTACCAGAAGTTCGATCTTGTGGTACTGTTGTCGCACGGTCGCTCCCTCTACTCAGGGCCTGGCGGTTTCGCCCCAGCTGAACATTTTGCAACCGTCTCTCCTGACACTGTTGCACCCTACCAGCAGGGATACAATGTCGCCGAATACCTTTTGGAAGTCGCCAACGATCCGCATGTCAGCCTGTTTCAAATACAAACCACTTCATTGCAAGCCGCCACACCTTCGGCTTCTGGTGATGATGAACTTCACAAAACTTCATCCGAAAGCCAACCTCAGATTATTTTATCAGAAAAGGGATCGACAGCTCACCTTGGAGGTTCCCGAAAACGGATATTCTCCAGCAATAATTTTAGTCGGAGTGTTTACCCTACAACATTTTTGACGCAGCTTCAGCATCTGTGTGGGCGAGAGTGGAAGATATTGAAGAGGGACAAGAGTTTGTTCCTGACACATGTAGTTGTCGCCTCTATCTTGGGCGTGTTCTGTG GTGGTTTGTACTTCAATACAGGAATCACAATCGCGGGTTTCCAATCTCGTGTTGGCTGTTTATTCTTCCTT GGTGCCCTGATTGCGTTTTCGTCCCTCAGTGCTCTCCACAATATGGTTGAAATACGGCCTCTCTTTCTGCGAGAGCGCTCGAGTGGATATTATAG CCCTACCGCGTGGCTCCTTTCtcgtttcttcttcgatATGATACCTCTCCGATTGATTCCCACCATAATTGTTGGTTCAAT AACGTACTGGATGGCAAATCTTGCTCCCAACGCCGCAAACTTTTTCAAGTTTCTTCTTATCCTTGTGCTGTATAGTTTAGCCATGACACTTTTT AATTTCCTACTAGGGACTTTGTTCGAGAATGGAGGAATTGCCATCCTCCTTTCTGCTCTTTCGGCTCTATATCAGATGACATTTGCAGGATTCTTCGTCCATTTGAGCGAAATACCCCCTGTGCTTCGATGGCTGCAGTGGCTGTGTCCGTTGAAATATACCTTGGAGGCGTTATCAGTCAACGAAGTAGACTCTGGATTGATGATCCAGGATACCCTGCAGGGTGTACCAGTCAACATCTCTGCAAGTTTGATTATGAATTTG CTTTTCGGATTTGGGCTTAACAATTATTATCGGGATGTTCTCATCCATGTAGCTTTCATTGGTGGATTCGGTATTGGAGTCATTGGAGTTGTGTGGTTTAAA TCCGAGCTCTCCTGTGGACCTGAGGCTGTTCGCAGCATTTCAGGACTCCATAGCGAACATCAGAGAGAAGGGGTTTCTAATTTCGCCATGCAAATCATTAAAAGGATCGAACTGGACGAATACTTTACATATTTAAACAAGGACCGAAACGCCCTGGGCCCAGGAAATATTGATGTGGCCGTGGAATCTCTCCAAGCTTTCATTGACCTCGTGAATAAAATTTCAGAAAATGTCTGGCGAGACGAAAGAGGATCCTCTG TCAATCAGTCAGGAGTTACATTTATGGTCGGAATCACCGGGCAGGGCATTTATGACGTGGAGCTCAAATTTACTTCCCCAGAATTTCTTTCGACCTTTTACGCTCTGATCAAGCATCTGTACGACCCTGGCCATTTCAAAGACGACCGCTATGAAGTAGGATTTAACAACAGGACTCAAAAGTTCGAATATACGTTATCTTTGACCCTCAAGCCGGGGACCACGCCCACGAAACAAGGTGGATTCCAAGCCATATACGCAAGCAATCCATTTGGAACAACCACATATGTTTTTGCCATGGACGACAGCATGGATCCATTGATGATCAATAGGCAACCTCTGCGCGTAGTGAAAGACCAATACTGTCGCAATACACGTTTCACCGAACCAGAGATCCTTAAACACATTCAAAATACGCCAGGCGTTGTGACGCTACTGCATGATGAGGAATGGAACACTCCTGTGCACTTTGAACACAGAATCAAACGCCGTCTGGGATTATTGCAGCATGGCGAGCAATTTATGCATATCCGGACGCTACGTGGTATGCTGGAAGTCTCATATGATGCACTTGAAG TAACGAGGTATCTTCGAACCAAACGCAATGTCCTTCATCGTGATCTGAGCATAGGAAACATCATGGTTGTTTGGAATCGTACTAACGACTCGAACAAAGTCGACGAGGACCCGAATGAGCCGGAAATATGCTTCGTTAAACATCTTCTGGGCGAAAG TGATAACCCTCAACAAACCTCTGTTGTTCTTATCGATTTCAATCGTGCAGAGCGTCTAGATGTCGACCCAAGACAGCCACGGAACGACAGAACC GGAACACCGCTTTTCATTGCAAGAGCTGTTCAGAATAACGGACCGTATCCAGACCTTCCTGCCAGAAGGTTAGTCATGGTACCCGCCATGCCCAGCGCTCCGATGATCTATCAACAATATCTTCCGACACGTGCCAAATATTTTGACCAGGACAAGATGAAAGAATACACATTGGAACAGGACAAGATGAATACGACCGAACGAGTGTGGAGGCATGAGCTCTATCATGAAGCAGAATCAATATTTTGGATCATGTTATATTGGCTTATGGTCGCTAACGCAGATTATGGGGACAAACATGCAGCCGAAAGGATCGGATCCACAGTCTGGAATCTCTTTACAAGCACAGTTGACTGTGAAGATCGCGGAGTGCTCCTCGACTCTCTTGTATCCAAGGCTATCAAAGCATCGAATATTGTCCACTCCAAATTCTTTCCTACCGTAAATGACCTGATTCGACCCTTAGCGGAGGCCATTTCGACAGGTCCATATTACTTGCCGGATCACGAAAGCACCGGAGATCTAAGAACCCACATAGAATTCGCCCACGAAGCATTCCAGCGAATAATTCTCAATTTCATCATCGCTCACAAGGACGATGAGTTTATGAAGCATGAAACAAACGTGGAGTCCCCTCGGGGCTTTACAACTAATATTCTGCTCAGACATACTGTACCATCGCGTCTTTTCACTTCTAGCTCACAATTCCACACTAATTCCAAAGGCACTCGTAGCTCACAACATCTAACTGGTTCTAAAGGCACCACCGGCTCACAATCCCACACTAATTCTAAAAGGGCATCCCCTCTTCccgaagaaaatgaaggacCATATCTTCTTGAAAGT CAATCCAAGAAGCCTCGCCGTGACGGTCCCTGA